From the genome of Thiomicrorhabdus indica:
ATGGTATTCGTCCAAGCCTTATAGGGAACCTGAAACTTTTTCGTGTTGCTTTAGAAAACCTTGCCGCGAGTTCATTCACTGATTTAGTCACTGATGAGCTTGCAAATCAGTTGGGTGGAACCATTGGCGATAAGGTCATTGCAAATTCTGCGGATGCAATTACGGCGGCCAGCCTGAATCAGAGATTAGGTCGGGCACTCATAAAAGAATTAACAAATTCTTCAACTAAGGTTGAATGATCTCTGTGATGTTTACTGGTTAAAAACTTCTGGTGTAAAAAAAGTTTAGTACTGAAGGCTGGGAAAAAAGAATGGCGCACCCGAGAGGAGTCGAACCCCCGGCCTTCCCCTCCGGAGGGGGACGCTCTATCCAGCTGAGCTACGGATGCGCGATAGAAGCCGAGTATTATAAGGGTTTTGACCGGCCGGTAAAATTTTTTTAGTTGAAACTATTTCAAGTTCCTTTCATTTTCAAGATGATTGATTCCCCATTCGACTTTAGGGGTCGTTACGTTTTAAGTCATTATCAATTTTGATTAATGGCTTTTTTATCTAGTAGATGGTTTCTGCCCATCGCAATTGCTTCTTTGGCAATAAAATTCTGATTCTCTTGAACAATCTTTGGTTGCTTCCGCTTCATTGAACGTTATTCCAATCCGCTGATATACATTCCTTATTCGTTTCTGCCATTGCAGAGAGAGGCCTCTTATGAACTTAAGAAGGTGAGTCTAAGAAGGTAATTTTCTGTTCTGTTTTATGTGATGTTTTGCATGAAAGCTTCATTTTGTCTGCAAGAAATAAAAAAAGTTACCAAAAGTAAAAAAAAGTTCTTGATGTGAATTTTATTTTTCATTAGTATATGAATCAAAGTTTCTTGATAGGAATAACCAAAAGGCAAATGACATGGACAAGAACTCATATGTATTAACAATCTCGTGCCCAGATCGTGTGGGAATCGTGGCAAAGGTATCGGCTTTTCTGGCTGAAAATGACTGCATGATTTCAGAGGCTAACCACCATGCTGATGCACACAACGGCATGTTCTTCATGCGCAATGAAATTTCTAATATTCAAATTTCTGATGAGGAATTTCGTAAAGGTTTTTCAAAAATTGCTGAAGAGTTTGAAATGCAGTGGCAGTTGAATTCGACCTGCGTCAAAAAGCGTGTGCTGTTGATGTGCAGTAAACAGGATCACTGCATGACAGATTTACTTTATCGCTGGAGCAGCGGTGAATTGGAATGTGATATTCCTTGCGTGATTTCAAACCACTTGGATATGAAAGATTTGGTTGAGTGGCATGGTATTCCTTTTATCCATATTCCTGTTACACCAGATAACAAACCTCAGGCGTTTTCTGAAGTCGTTAAGTGGGTGGATCATTATCAGGCTGACACGATCGTTTTAGCTCGCTATATGCAGATTATCCCGCCGGCGCTTTGTGAGAAGTATCCAGGGCAAATTATCAATATTCACCACAGTTTCTTACCGTCATTTATCGGTGCAAAGCCTTATCACCAAGCGTATGTCCGAGGTGTCAAGCTAATTGGTGCCACTTGCCACTATGTTACGGAAGATTTGGATGCAGGTCCGATTATTGAACAGGATGTCACTCGTGTTTCGCACAGTGAATCAGCAGATCAAATGGTTGTGCTTGGAAAAGATGTTGAAAAGAACGTTTTGGCACGAGGTTTGAAGTATCACTTGGAAGATCGTGTATTGGTGCATGGCAATAAGACCGTTGTGTTTGCTTAGGAGACTGAAATGCCGCTTAGATTACTTAAATATGCATGGAAAAAGTCCGAGGACGAACCTCGATTTTTTCCCGATGAAACGCCGCTAAAAAAAGCTTATGACGTAGTAATCATTGGTGGTGGAGGTCACGGAATGGCCTGTGCTTACTACCTTGCTAAAGAGCACGGTATCACTAATGTTGCGGTACTTGAACAAGGTTATATCGGTGGGGGAAATACCGGGCGTAATACGACAATCGTACGCTCAAATTACCTGACATCTGAAGGCGTAAAGTTTTATGACGAGAGTCTGAAATTGTTTGAGGATCTGAGCGATGACTTCGATTTGAATATCTTTTATTCAACTCGTGGCCACTTCACATTGGCGCACACAGATAGTGCAATGCGCACCATGAGGTGGCGAGCTGAGGTGAATAAGCATCATGGTATAGACAGTGAAGTGGTTGATGTCGAAACCATTAAAAAAGAAGTGCCTTATATGGATATGAGCTGTAACGGACAGCATCCAGTAATGGGTGCGCTCTATCACGCTCCAGGATCGGTTGCTCGCCATGATGCTGTCGCTTGGGGTTATGCTCGAGGCGCGCAGCAACGAGGGGTTGAGATTCACCAAAAAACAAAAGTGACAGATATTAAGACCAAGAGTGGAAAAGTGGTGGGTGTTGAAACTGATCGCGGATTTGTCGAGGCGAAAAAAGTGATTTCTATGGTGGCGGGATCGACACCAAGAATTACTGAGATGCTAGAGATTGAAACTCCGATTGAGATTTTCCCATTACAAGCTTGTGTAACTGAGCCTGTGAAGCCGTTTATGGACACGATTGTAGTTTCTGGAAGTTTACATGTTTATGTGAGTCAGTCTTCACGTGGAGAGTTGGTTATGGGGGCTTCAGTTGATCCTGCAGAACTTCACTCTACCCGTTCGTCCTTGGATTTTGTTGAAGGTCTGACTGACCAGATGATGGACTTATTTCCTTTTACCAGCCGTTTGAAGATTATGCGCCAGTGGGCAGGTATGAGCGATATTACGCCGGATTTTGCTCCGATTATGGGGAAGACTGATGTGGAAGGCTTTTATCTTGATGCAGGTTGGGGAACATGGGGGTTCAAGGCGACACCTGTTAGTGGGAAAACCATGGCTTACACGGTTGCTAACGATCGCACACATGAATTGATTAAGCCCTTTAGTTTGTCGCGTTACGAAGATTTCAAGTTGGTTGGCGAAAAAGGTGCGGCTTCGGTCGGACACTAAGCAGGACACAGGAGAAGAGTTATGAAATTTGTCACTTGTCCGAGTTTAGGACGAAGAGCGCTCAGCGAATTCACCTATGGTGGCCGACTGGAAAAAGAACCTGATCAAGAAACAGTCTCGGAAAAAGAATGGACGGACTACGTTTTTTATCAAAACGGTGCCCCACAAACTTTGAAAGAGTGGTGGTACCACCGTCCGACAGGTATTTGGTTTCTGTTTGAGCGTAATACTTTGACCGACCGCATTACACAGGTCGAATTTGCGAAAAGGGGAGTCCAAAATGAAGCTTAGACTTGAACCGCAACCATTGGAATGGATTGATCGAAAATCCAGTGTTTCGTTTACTTTTGAAGGGCAAGAAATATCCGGCTTTAAAGGGGATGTAATTAGTAGTGCATTATGGGCTCAGGAGGCGAAAGTCGTTGGTAGAAGCTTTAAATACCATCGTCGCCGAGGCCTGCTTAGCATGGCCAATCATGATATTAATGCCTTATTTCAGGCTAGTGATCGACCAAATGTTCGTGGTGATGTCGTTGAAGCCGAAAATGGTATGGCTTTGAGTGCTGTTAATACCTTTGGCTCTTTAGCAAATGATAAAGGCGCATTGGTCGAGTGGATTGGAAAGTTTTTACCAGTCGGATTCTACTATCGAGCGTTCTATTCACCAAAATTTCTATTCCCTAAGTGGGAGCGACTGATTCGTGAAATGGCAGGGCTTGGAAAGGTTGATACTAACTGGACCGAAGAGCGTAAGCCTAAACGTTATCGTCATTGTGATGTTGCGGTAATTGGTGCTGGACCTTCAGGGATGGCAGCAGCGATTGCGGCAGCTAAAAAAGGTGTGGATGTCTGTCTGATTGATGAGAATCCGCATATTGGTGGTTCACTTGATTATCAGTACGTCAATGAAGATGCACAAAAACTTAACCGCCAATTTTTAAAAGAAACGATTGAATTCATGCCGAATATCGAGGTGATTACATCGGCTTATGTAGCAGGTTATTACGGAGATAATTGGTTAGGAATTAACACTTTAGACGGTTTGATTAAGCTTTCGTCACAGTCAGTTGTTGTGGCAACCGGTGTATTCGAACAGCCTGCAGTTTTCCGAAATAATGACTTGCCCGGTGTTATGAATGCCTCGGCGGCTCAAAGATTGATGTCTCGTTATGCTGTGGCTCCTTGTAAAGATGCTGTTGTACTCACTGCCAATCCAGAAGGATATCGTGCTGCATTAGATCTGCATAAAAATGGCCTAGCTGTTAAAGCGATTCTGGATACTGGAAAAACCGACTGTGAGTGGGCTGCTCAAGCAAAGAGTGCCGGTATTCCGGTGTTTGAAAACGCCAAAATTATTGAAGCCATGGGACGTAAGCAACTCGAAGGAGTGAGTTTTTCGGTTGCCGGTATGGAAAAAAATCTTACATGTGATGGTTTATTGATGAGTGTTGGTTGGGCTCCAGCAGGCGCTCCTTTATATCAAGCCGGTGCAAAATTTAGCTATAACCCTATTGTTGAACAGCTACTACCGGTTGCATTGCCTGATGGTGTTTTTGCTTGCGGTCGTATTAACGGGGTATTTGATATTGATGATCGAATTAAAGACGGGGAACAAGTCGGTGAAGCCGCAGCACAATTTATGCTAGGTGAGCCAGCTCCCGTTAATAAAGATTATATTGCTAAATATGCTCATTCTCACCCTTACCCAATCTGGCAACACCCGAAAGGTAAAGAGTTTGTCGACTTCGATGAAGATATTCAGATTAAGGACTTAAAGGGAGCAATTGCACAAGGGTTTGACAATATTGAATTAATGAAGCGTTTTTCGACCATTGGGATGGGGCCTAGTCAAGGTAAACACAGCAATATGAACGGAATCCGTATGCTGGCGAATCTTACTGGTAAAACCATTGATCAAACGGGTTCAACGACTGCTAGACCAATGTTTCATCCAACGCAGGTTTCTCATCTAGGTGGTATGCGTTTCCGTCCAGAGCGTTTGACTGCAATTCATAGTTTCCATCAGGAAAACAATGCGTGTTTTATGGAAGCTGGGAATTGGCTAAGACCCGAGTTCTACCCAACTCAAGGAAGTCGTGAAGAGTCGATTGCAGCTGAGGTGTCAGCTGTGAGGAATTCCGTTGGTTTGATTGACGTGTCTACGCTTGGAAAGTTGGAAGTGTTTGGACGCGATGCCGGTAAATTGATGGATCGCCTTTATACCATGCGCATGTCGAATATGAATATAGGCGCTAGTCGCTACGCTTTGATGGTTGATGATTCAGGGGTAGTAATTGACGATGGTGTCGCGGTTCGTTATTCGGATGAACATTTTTATGTCACTACTACGACTTCAACCTCTGATTCTGCTTATCGATTGATTCAAAAAAAGGCGATTGAATGGGGGCTCAAAGTCACCGTGCTTAACCGAACAGGGCAAATTGGGGCGATGAATTTAGCGGGGCCAAACAGTCGTCAGATTTTGTCTCAATTGACCGACTTGGATCTGTCTAACGATGGCTTTCCTTACTTAGCGATGCGTCAAACAAAAATTCTGGGCATTGAAGCAACCTTGATTCGTGTCGGCTTTGTCGGAGAGTTGGGTTATGAGATTCATACTGATTCAGGTTCTGCATTGAGAATTTGGGAAGCAATTATGGATGCCGGTAAAGGATATGACATCAGACCGTTTGGTGTTGAAGCTCAACGACTTCTTCGTCTTGAAAAAGGCCACATTATTGTTGGTCAAGACACCGACGGTTTGACGAATCCATTTGAAGCGAATATGCCTTGGGCTGTGCATTTCAAGAAGCCGTATTTCCTTGGTAAGCCAAGTTTGGCCAAGTTGAAAACCATGCAGAGTCGAACATTAGTGGGCCTTGAATTACTTTCAAGCGAGAAACGTGATATGCCTCTTGAATCGAATCTGGTAATCGAAAACGGCGAAATGATTGGTCGAATCACCAGTATCGGTCGCAGTGCAACTCTTAGCAAGGTGATAGGTCTAGCGATGATTGATCTACCTTTCTCCAAAGAAAATCAGAAGTTGAAAGTTAAATTGACTGATGGCCGTTTTGTCGATGCAAAAGTCGTAAAAACCCCATTTTACGATCCGGAGGGATTAATGCAAAAACCCGATGAGTCAGAGGAAGGAGATGCAGCATGATCAATAATCAACCTTTACAACTGATCTCGAAAGACTTGTCGAATTTAATGCACCTTCGAGGTGAAGGGATGCAAGAGGTTCTAGCTTCGCTTGGAGCAGAAAACCTAGAGATTTTTCAATATCGTTCGGTGGCGAAAGATCAGTTTGTTGCAAATTTAGGAGATGAAGAGCTGTATGTTTGCGTAGAGCAACCTGTGCAGGTCTCACTAGAAAAGAATCAATATGCATTTCCACGAGGGGATGCTGTATTTGAATTGTTGGGAAATTGGAAAGCTTTGCTGTCAGAAGTCTGTATTTACGACTTTCGTCAATGCCGGCCGGGGGATTTCCTGATGGTATCGGTTGCAGGTATATCAGCCTGGTTACTGATTCCGGAAACCGATGAACCACTTATTTTAGGTTGTGATCCCACTTTAGGGCACTACTTTCAGGAAACTTTAACAAGGCAAATAGAAGAGTCGCCTTTTCTAAAAAACGGAGTTCGAAAATGACGATTGAAGAAGCAAAGAAATTTCTCGAAGAGAATCAAATTAAATATATTCTCGCACAATTTGTAGATATTCATGGCGTGGCAAAAACCAAATCGGTGCCAGCTAGCTGTTTGGAAGCGATTGTAGAAGATGGTGCAGGGTTTGCAGGGTTTGCTGTCTGGGGTTTGGGCATGGAGCCTCATGATGGTGATTATATGGCTAAGGCTGATTTAAGCACTTTAAGCCTTGTTCCATGGCAACCGGGTTATGCGCGTATCGCCTGTACGGGTCATGTTCATGACCAACCTTATGAGTTTGATACACGTCATATCATGTTGAAACAAATTGAGCGTTTATCTGAAAAAGGCTGGACTTTGAACACAGGGATTGAACCTGAATTCAGCCTACTGCGTCGTGATGAAAAGGGTCATCTGGTGCCGTTTGATGAAAGTGATACACTGGATAAGCCATGTTATGACTATAAAGGGTTATCTCGTTCTCGTGTATTTCTTGAGAAGTTTGTAGATTCTTTACAGCAAGTCGGATTTGATGTTTACCAAATTGATCATGAGGATGCTAACGGGCAATTTGAGATTAACTATACTTATTCGGATGCAAAAACCTCTGCAGATCGCATCACTTTTGTGCGAATGGCAGGAAGCGAAATTGCAAACGAACTAGGAATGATTTGTTCGTTTATGCCAAAACCAAATGCCAATCGAACAGGGAATGGTTTCCACTATCATTTATCGATTACCGATGACCAAGGAAATAACTTATTCAAGGATGATAGTGATACCAATAACATGGGACTTTCAAAACTTGCCTACCACTTCCTTGGAGGGTTGATGCATCATGCGAAAGCACTATGTGCATTTGCTGCGCCAACCGTGAACTCTTATAAACGTCTTGTTGTTGGACGCTCGCTTTCCGGAGCAACTTGGGCACCAGCATTTATTAGCTATGGTGATAATAACCGCTCGGCAATGGTTCGTGTGCCATACGGGCGTTTAGAGTTCCGCTTACCTGATACAGGATCGAATGCTTACCTTGTAACAGCTGCGATTATTGCTGCTGGTCTGGATGGTGTAGCGAACAAGCTTGATCCGGGTGAACCTCACAACATCAATCACTATGCATTGTCACTAGAAGAAATTAAAGAGCGAGGAATTGATACCTTGCCTCAATCTTTGTCAGAAGCCTTGGATGAGTTGGAAGAAGATTCGTTATTCGTCGAACAGTTCGGAGAGGGCTTTATGAAAGAATTTATTGATATCAAACGTATGGAATGGGTTGAATACCAACGCCATGTGTCTGATTGGGAGTTAAACCGTTATGCAGAGTATTTTTAAAGGAGAAGGCTCATGTGTGGAATTGTAGGGTTGTATTTAAAAAATAGCGCGCTGGAAAGTCAGCTTGGAAAGCTATTTGAGCCAATGCTTATCGCGATGACTGGCCGTGGGCCTGACAGTGCAGGATTCGCCATTTATGGTGATGAAGTGCCTGATGACATGATTAAGTTGACGCTTCAGCATGAAGATGAACATTATCCTTGGCACAGTTTGGCAGAAAAACTTGAAGAAGTTTGTAAAACAGATGTTTCTGTCATGCACAACGCTAACGCGGCAGTACTTAAGTTGAAAGCAGATGAAAGTTCTGTGCGTGAAATAATCGCTGAGTTTGATACAAGTATTCGGATTATGAGTGTTGGACGTTCAATTGAAATTCTAAAAGAAGTGGGCTTGCCTGAACAGATTGCGGAGCGTTTTACTTTGTCAGGTATGAAAGGTTCGCACATTGTTGGACATACTCGTATGGCGACAGAGAGTGGTGTCACTATGGAAGGTTCTCATCCTTTCTCGACTGGAATGGATCTGTGTTTGGTTCATAACGGTTCACTTTCAAATCATAACCGTTTGCGTGAAGAACTAGAGAAAGAAGGTATCCAATTTGAGACTGAAAACGATTCAGAAGTCGCTGCTGGTTACCTTACTTGGCGTCTGCGTCAAGGTGCAAGTGTGAAAGAAGCTTTGGAAGGTGCGATTGAAGACCTTGATGGTTTCTTTACCTTTACTGTTGGAACAAAAGACGGTTTCGCAGTCGTTCGTGATCCGATTGCTTGTAAACCTGCTGTTATGGCTGAAACAGAGGATTATGTGGCAATGGCTTCTGAATATCATGCGTTGTCAACTCTCCCTGGTATTGAAAATGCCAAGTTATGGGAGCCGACTCCTGGAAAAGTATATTTCTGGGGTAAAGGTTAATTAGTGAAAGACACAGCAAGACAATAAGAAAGGATTTGCCATGAAATTTGATTTAAAAACACAAACGGTGCGTGAGGTAAATCAGGCTTTGCACGATTTACCAAAAGATAAAGAAGCAGAAGTTGAAGTCAGCGGTATTAGCGGTGATCACAATTTGGCTGTCGGAATGGATCAACCCGTAAAAATTACTTTAAATGGTCATGCTGGTTACTACTGTGCCGGTATGAATAAAACTGCTGAGATTGTGGTCAATGGAAATGTTGGACAAGGCGTTGCTGAAAACATGATGTCCGGTAAGGTGCATGTTAAAGGTAATGCAAGCCAATCAGCTGCTGCAACAGCTCACGGTGGACTATTGATCGTTGACGGTGATGCTGCAGCTCGTTGCGGTATCTCTATGAAAGGTGTCAATATTGTTGTTAAAGGTTCAGTCGGTCATATGAGTGCCTTTATGGGGCAGTCAGGTTGTCTGGTTGTTTGTGGCGATGCAGGTGAAGCACTTGGTGATTCGCTTTACGAGGCTCATCTTTATGTAAAAGGGAAGGTTGAATCTCTTGGTGCAGACTGTGTGAAAAAAGAGATGCGCGCAGAGCATATTGAAGAGTTATCTGCTTTGTTGAAAGAAGCAGGTTGTGATGATAACCCTGAAGACTTTACTCGTTACGGTTCTGGAAGACAGCTGTATACCTTTAAAGTTGACAACACCTCAGCTTACTAATTTAGCCGATCAAGAATAAGGAGTCTGTTATGACAATGGAGAAACCAGGATTAATCGAGTCGGCTACTTTTAGTCGTGATGTAATCAATGAAATTCAACGTGCAGCGGATACAGGGATTTATGATATCCGTGGTTTTGGTGCCAAGCGAAAAGTACCGCATTTTGATGACCTGCTCTTTTTAGGAGCGAGTATGTCACGTTATCCGCTGGAAGGGTATCGTGAAAAATGTGGAACTGATGTCACTTTGGGAACCCGTTTTGCTAAAAAGCCAATTAAATTAGATACAGTTGTCACCATTGCTGGTATGAGTTTTGGGGCGCTTTCGGCAAATGCTAAAGAAGCTTTAGGTCGCGGAGCGAACATTGCCGGCACTTCTACGACTACTGGTGACGGTGGTATGACACCAGAAGAGCGTCAGAACTCTAAAACTTTGGTGTATCAATATTTACCTTCTCGTTACGGAATGAATCCTGATGATTTGCGTAAAGCGGATGCAATTGAAGTTGTTCTAGGACAGGGCGCTAAGCCAGGCGGCGGCGGAATGCTACTTGGACAGAAAATCACTGACCGTGTTGCAAAGATGCGTACGCTACCAAAAGGCATTGACCAGCGTAGTGCTTGTCGTCACCCTGATTGGACAGGTCCTGATGATCTAGCAATTAAAATTCAAGAATTGCGTGAAATTACGGATTGGCAAGTTCCGATTTATATCAAAGTAGGTGCTACGCGTACTTATTACGATGTGAAGCTAGCTGTTAAATCAGGTGCAGATGTTATCGTAGTTGATGGTATGCAAGGTGGTACTGCGGCGACTCAAGATGTCTTTATTGAGCACGTAGGTATTCCAACTATGGCTGCTATTCCACAAGCTGTTCGCGCTCTTCAGGAAATGGGGATGCACCGTAAGGTTCAGTTAATTGTTTCCGGTGGTATCCGTAGTGGTGCTGATGTTGCAAAATGTATGGCTCTTGGTGCAGATGCGGTAGCAATTGGTACTGCTGCTTTAGTTGCTTTGGGTTGTAACCATCCGAAGTGGGATGATGAATATCAGAAGATTGGTTCTGCTGCTGGTTTCTATGATGATTATCATGAAGGAAAGTGCCCGGCCGGTATTTCGACTCAAGATCCTGATTTATCATCTCGTCTAGATCCGGTTGATGCGGGTCGTCGTTTGGCAAACTATCTGAACGTACTGACGCTTGAAGCGCAGACGTTGGCTCGAGCTTGTGGTAAGTCGCATCTACACAATCTAGAACCTGAGGATCTTGTGGCGTTAAATGTTGAAGCGGCTGCAATGGCAGGTGTTCCTTTAGCGGGAACAAGTTGGGTTCCTGGTAAGGAGTTCTAAGCTGTCATGAGTGCGCAAATCATTGATGGTAAGGCGGTCTCAAAGACCGTCCGCCAGAAGATTAAAACCAAGGTAGATGAACGCTTGTCGCAAGGCCTTCGTGCACCTGGTTTAGCGGTGATTCTAATTGGTGATGATCCGGCATCTTCTGTCTATGTCAATAACAAAAAACGTGCTTGCGAAGAAGTGGGCTTTGTATCAAAGTCTTGGCATTTACCTGAATCGACGACACAGAGTGATTTACTGGCTTTGATTAAGGAGCTGAATGAAGACCATTCAATGGATGGGATTTTAGTTCAGCTTCCTTTGCCGGATCACATTGAAGATGAAACAGTGATTGAATCGATCCATCCCGACAAGGATGTTGACGGTTTTCATCCCTATAATATCGGTCGTTTGACAGTCAGAATGCCGACTTTGCGCCCTTGTACACCATACGGTTGTATGACTTTGCTTAATCATTATGGGCTTTCGGCTAAAGGAAAACATGCAGTGATTGTCGGTGCGTCGAATATTGTCGGTCGCCCTATGTCTCTCGAGTTGCTTTTGGCCGGTGCGACGACGACTGTTTGTCATCGGTTTACCGAAGATTTACAGACCCATGTCGCAATGGCTGATATTTTGGTTGTAGCGGTCGGTAAGGCGAATTTTATTCCAGCAGATTGGTTGAAGCCGGGGTGTATCGTGATAGATGTAGGTATTAACCGTTTGGAAGATGGTTCCTTGACGGGAGATGTTGAAAACAAAGCTGATGAGATCGCTTCGTTTATCACACCTGTGCCTGGTGGCGTGGGTCCTATGACTATTGCAACGCTACTGGAAAATACACTGATTGCCTGTGAAAGGCATCAGCAAAGCCCATATTTTTCTACCTAGTATTATTTTTTAGTAGACCGTTTACTTCTTTTGCCATGTTGATCGTTAAGACGCATGGCTTTTTTGGTTCTGGAGATTTAATTTTATGAATGTTGTGGTGTTAATCCATGCGCCTTTTGAAAGGCTCGGGCAGATTCAGTTGTGGCTCGAGCAACGTGCTGCCGTAATTCATGAAGTATGTGTTTATCAACAAGACGCTGTTTATCCTCCATTGGATGAAATAGACCTAGTCATCGTACTTGGCGGTCCGATGAGTGTAAATGAGGAGGATAAGTATCCTTGGCTAGTTGGTGAGAAGGTGTATATACGAGAGATTATTGAGGCAAATATCCCATTGTTGGGTATCTGTCTAGGAGGACAATTGATTGCCACAGCTTTAGGCTCTAAAGTGACCTTGAATCCTGAAATGGAGATTGGTTGGCATCTGGTTGAGCGTACTTCGAATTCTGTTGATGTTTTCCAGTTTCCGAAAAGTTTAGAGGTTTTTAATTGGCATGGTGAAACCTTTGAATTGCCAAAGGGAGCAAAACGTTTACTGAGAAGTAAAGTTTGTGAGAATCAAGGGTTTCAGATTGGTAGGCGTGTAATCGGTCTGCAATGTCATCCAGAAGTTCGCAAACAGGAAATTTCGGAATGGATTTCTGAAATTGGTGGTCAGATGGAGCAAGGAGACTATGTGCAAAGACCCGAAGAAATGCTAAATGACGCTGACCGTAAAATGCTTGCTGTAAGGCCGGTATTGTTTGAACTTTTGGAGTACTTGACTGCTCCAACTTAAGTAGTCGATTCTGAATAACTCGTTTAATTTATGGCAAAGCCCCTTCGGGTGGGCGTTTAAGCAGATATTCTCGTTGTTGTGAACCTCAATAATGGAATAACTATTATCTTCAATCCACGCCTAGAGCCTATCTACTTAAACATCCCACATAAATCTAAACCAGTTATTCAGAGTCGACTAAGTATGTCCGGTGTGAGAAGTGGTCGTTCGGTCTGAGTCTGTCCGAATGATTACTTTGGCAAATGAATGGTTCAAACCAATTTAGAAAAAACTCCGAGTCGAGTATTTAAAAAGTCCTGACTCTGATAAAACTCTATTGCTGAATGATTGTCTAGGTCATAGACCAATTGAATTCGATTACATCCATTTTTTACACACCATTTTTGTAGTTCTGCCATCATCGATTTTCCAATTCCCTTCTTTCGAAAATCCGAGTGAATAACAACATCTTCAACCCATGCGGATTTACCACCGGTTGCTGTCGAATAAACCCATTGTGCTGTACACATTCCAATAATCTTGTCGCCGGAACATGCCACAAGTGCATATCTATTATCGTCGTTAATAATTTCTTTTAAGCCTTGAGCAGTGTTTATTGAGCTGAAGTTGAAGTCGGCTTCTATGGAAAATAGCAATTTCAGCAAATTTACCATGTCTGCAATATCGTTTGTTTCAGCGGGTCGAATCTTAATGTTCATAGGTTTATTCCGTTTTAACGTAAAACGGCCGCATAGGCGGCCGTTATCTTAACAATTAATAATAATTTATTGTTTGTGGTCAAATTCTGGATAAGCTTCCATTCCACATTCTTTCATATCCATAC
Proteins encoded in this window:
- the folD gene encoding bifunctional methylenetetrahydrofolate dehydrogenase/methenyltetrahydrofolate cyclohydrolase FolD: MSAQIIDGKAVSKTVRQKIKTKVDERLSQGLRAPGLAVILIGDDPASSVYVNNKKRACEEVGFVSKSWHLPESTTQSDLLALIKELNEDHSMDGILVQLPLPDHIEDETVIESIHPDKDVDGFHPYNIGRLTVRMPTLRPCTPYGCMTLLNHYGLSAKGKHAVIVGASNIVGRPMSLELLLAGATTTVCHRFTEDLQTHVAMADILVVAVGKANFIPADWLKPGCIVIDVGINRLEDGSLTGDVENKADEIASFITPVPGGVGPMTIATLLENTLIACERHQQSPYFST
- a CDS encoding type 1 glutamine amidotransferase, translated to MNVVVLIHAPFERLGQIQLWLEQRAAVIHEVCVYQQDAVYPPLDEIDLVIVLGGPMSVNEEDKYPWLVGEKVYIREIIEANIPLLGICLGGQLIATALGSKVTLNPEMEIGWHLVERTSNSVDVFQFPKSLEVFNWHGETFELPKGAKRLLRSKVCENQGFQIGRRVIGLQCHPEVRKQEISEWISEIGGQMEQGDYVQRPEEMLNDADRKMLAVRPVLFELLEYLTAPT
- a CDS encoding class II glutamine amidotransferase, whose product is MCGIVGLYLKNSALESQLGKLFEPMLIAMTGRGPDSAGFAIYGDEVPDDMIKLTLQHEDEHYPWHSLAEKLEEVCKTDVSVMHNANAAVLKLKADESSVREIIAEFDTSIRIMSVGRSIEILKEVGLPEQIAERFTLSGMKGSHIVGHTRMATESGVTMEGSHPFSTGMDLCLVHNGSLSNHNRLREELEKEGIQFETENDSEVAAGYLTWRLRQGASVKEALEGAIEDLDGFFTFTVGTKDGFAVVRDPIACKPAVMAETEDYVAMASEYHALSTLPGIENAKLWEPTPGKVYFWGKG
- a CDS encoding protein glxC, whose amino-acid sequence is MKFDLKTQTVREVNQALHDLPKDKEAEVEVSGISGDHNLAVGMDQPVKITLNGHAGYYCAGMNKTAEIVVNGNVGQGVAENMMSGKVHVKGNASQSAAATAHGGLLIVDGDAAARCGISMKGVNIVVKGSVGHMSAFMGQSGCLVVCGDAGEALGDSLYEAHLYVKGKVESLGADCVKKEMRAEHIEELSALLKEAGCDDNPEDFTRYGSGRQLYTFKVDNTSAY
- a CDS encoding FMN-binding glutamate synthase family protein, with amino-acid sequence MTMEKPGLIESATFSRDVINEIQRAADTGIYDIRGFGAKRKVPHFDDLLFLGASMSRYPLEGYREKCGTDVTLGTRFAKKPIKLDTVVTIAGMSFGALSANAKEALGRGANIAGTSTTTGDGGMTPEERQNSKTLVYQYLPSRYGMNPDDLRKADAIEVVLGQGAKPGGGGMLLGQKITDRVAKMRTLPKGIDQRSACRHPDWTGPDDLAIKIQELREITDWQVPIYIKVGATRTYYDVKLAVKSGADVIVVDGMQGGTAATQDVFIEHVGIPTMAAIPQAVRALQEMGMHRKVQLIVSGGIRSGADVAKCMALGADAVAIGTAALVALGCNHPKWDDEYQKIGSAAGFYDDYHEGKCPAGISTQDPDLSSRLDPVDAGRRLANYLNVLTLEAQTLARACGKSHLHNLEPEDLVALNVEAAAMAGVPLAGTSWVPGKEF
- a CDS encoding GNAT family N-acetyltransferase — protein: MNIKIRPAETNDIADMVNLLKLLFSIEADFNFSSINTAQGLKEIINDDNRYALVACSGDKIIGMCTAQWVYSTATGGKSAWVEDVVIHSDFRKKGIGKSMMAELQKWCVKNGCNRIQLVYDLDNHSAIEFYQSQDFLNTRLGVFSKLV